A DNA window from Melanotaenia boesemani isolate fMelBoe1 chromosome 6, fMelBoe1.pri, whole genome shotgun sequence contains the following coding sequences:
- the megf8 gene encoding multiple epidermal growth factor-like domains protein 8 isoform X1 — MWPKRRELAVPVMASPLPVSIIILVVLSAKLPVSQGGDCKGHRQVLRGPPGYVTDGAGNYSVNGNCEWLIKAPSNSHRIVLNFTFMDTECTYDYLFVYDGDSYQSPLLASVSGNTLPQPIEAKSGKMLLHLFSDANYNLLGFNATYTFSLCPGACGGHGRCDSSTSKCHCHQGWGGASCTTPLCSQSCSVNGQCDKKGERCQCNPGFLGQSCQLGLRDDTGAGQWWHVSEGNPYTPQRTGSAGVYLSSTGAMYLFGGFDLNRALGDLIKYNFTSNQWESRSYGHSPVARHSHTAVEYIGNMVIFGGELANGSLTSDVWMYRPLDDDWQQLGFSSSRGAPKLANHAAAVVDSFMYVFGGRTEEDMFSSSLHRFGLHGSGRWETVQPTGGKPPATAGHSMVFHSPSRTLLVYGGHRPTTARFSVRVNHTDMFHVDRRFWTSLRSRFQATGPRERAFHTATVIGNYMVVYGGNVHIHYQEEKCYDEEIFFYHLGCHQWVSSGERWSSNGDAVRGRYSHVAAVMEGRVLLVAGGYSGVARGDLVAYKVPLFVSSDQGDRDAVCAEALDESMCLKNPECSWCEGRCREYQPTNPCGSTGCLGLARFLSDCQSCLVFSGTPASLARAPGEFGWCVQNESCLPVSERSACRVDQISGAYGWWGERTLFLTSLHFCRTENYVPGLHLLTFQHPRNDSQPDKVSILRSTNIILNPTTEMDVALQFRGFIHPLWGGPPPAPPPTETVSMWARIQRLHFEARMASGPNSSQLEVVGRWAAQQEKELKVLVRPDGSKLFSNLTRGNHYLFQAEGYLNNSGSGQTSEMALIWNRTLPGGSEISFLFLEPYRSGSCSGYTSCLACLSDQSCGWCPSLSRCLLRDSTNLEHCPEAEKVEGKGEGYRHLLLAPQHCTLCEEYRDCSACTQDPYCEWQINSSKKGDYQCSRRGRLEGSIRDPRGCPKVCNQRKTCGECLSNSSQCAWCESAQACFYFAAYLTKYPYGECRDWYDSVHSVPQCKQCSSLNTCTDCLRTFQCGWCGDYNNPTIGKCLRGDWAGMDDLSVYNCSVAVAEARAANPEPQTSAPPRPLEMEMELEHLDNEDDDAVWSYPTCPDVEECRLGLHNCHPFATCINTPTSYECHCERGYTGDGTLHCNQTCYNECREGRCSGSPRFECECSLGWTSDPATLVLSGVECDVDCGCNFHSTCITAPGICDECQDWTTGPHCEHCRPGSFGSALAGDSGCVPCECNGHGDPLQGYCDNQTGQCHCTHNTQGSHCESCLPGYYGDPRNNGTCYRQCQGRSVLLSSSTSSSAMPLSSSLGWRSGTEGKGGLSHCLWVLSVTENLAPCLPRQLCPPVALTLHPDSHTYCKSSYVYVFDGLPRFLGSGVVHSDHNLIGAFCGTTRTQPITVEATSGVISVYFEANVSSNKPQGFNASFWIRRCLQNSDESEEGSSACTGGAQCQGGLCQCPPGYGGPQCDRPVCPQDCGVAERRGICNVSLGVCICSESWTGTNCSLPRDPNSLIWETLLDTQLTMNQAHRFLQRMGHSLVSGPQGNLWMYGGLSLTEGILGNVYRYSVLEHRWTQMLTSSEDEGLTPSARYHHASALLTSYEFGTGNLGANHNFMLVVGGVTQDGVAMDTWSLNLSSLVWREHKSSVLPPVAGHTLTVRRGSSVLLIGGYSPENGFNHHLLEFSPHTGNWTIAPHTGTPPTGLYGHSAVYHEQTDAIYVFGGYRFHVETVEPSGELYSLYYPNLTWSLLVPSQGSKPLSRFFHAAALIKDTMVIVGGRTEAEDYSNSVSLYQINCNTWIQPISVIGDPVNRSVSLAMTSWDDRLFLSGGFNGVTLGRLLTLSVPSDPCSLLPTPEACNTTTGSCIWCRGACASSDTAERMGCFSGQSPCSPTPRQPDQCRRLKTCSECLARHPKTFSSLSQPALQCKWCTNCPEGACISSSVSCTSEHDCRINQREIFLSSNCTETSCEASDCPKCTASGKCMWTRQFKRTGETRRILSVNPTYDWTCFSYALLNVSPMQVESSPPLPCPLPCHTLHNCSVCLGSRGSDGGWQHCVWSMALQQCMSPSFVPLRCEAGQCGRLLSGGDSCSPQCSQLTQCSQCIARPQCGWCAAREGNGAGRCLQGGLDGVSESVCPLRNSSWSFLHCPEEDECANGHHHCNSTQDCHDRPEGYHCTCKHGYILSSDSGQCEPVCAQGCVNGTCVSPGVCQCHFGFVGNNCSSQCSCNKHSNCAGVNKPDVCLECHNNTIGKHCEKCRPLFVGSAKGGGTCRPCREFCKGNSAVCLSRDEHKKALENPRLFPLDPSGIQNWVSEGPTEDNAVCVNCQNNSVGDKCESCLSGYFLLQGKCEKCQCNGHADTCNEHDGTGCPCQNNTETSSCLSSPQNDRKDCYRQQCAKCKDSFNGTPVNGRQCYRQFNVDTECCFDPTSQTNCFHDPTIRNLPRGRTVFFAAQPKFTNVDIRVTIDVTFGEVEVYVSNSSDTFIVDVDRYTGIHTIKIEDESMTRGTTTGLDKDSPPSPIKVFANTSSSLGGPVLSNSPLQLQAKAPVTEKEIREERAEGLITYITVRKPQTVLIVRRVRDRVVITFPHEVHSLKSSRFYIALRGVGTDEKQGESQGLLFLRQDQAHIDLFVFFSVFFSCFFLFLSVCVLLWKVKQFLDFRREQRRHIQEMTKMASRPFAKLTIYLEPEEPQLIYLPSTGGGVGGSTVSLAHARTGKLGGVVVGQRGRAGPVSYKHDTGSGTTAHHHHHLTLGGGNSGQHLPLHYLNAHHYASTTAGSQASHHHHPSTYSGYQHFCRSDPFLSQLMGFSYSSFKVGPITLEPTDDGMAGVATVLFQLPGGVLAPNRACLGSALVTLRQNLQEYCGHGSGGGHPGAGAGRKGLLGHQHLTTMAM, encoded by the exons ATGTGGCCAAAGAGACGGGAATTG GCAGTGCCAGTGATGGCCTCCcccctccctgtctccatcATCATCCTGGTGGTTCTATCAGCCAAGCTGCCTGTGTCCCAGGGAGGGGACTGCAAGGGCCACAGACAGGTATTGAGGGGGCCGCCAGGTTATGTGACAGATGGAGCAGGAAACTACTCTGTCAATGGGAACTGTGAATGGCTTATCAAAG CTCCCAGCAACAGTCACCGCATCGTCTTGAATTTTACCTTTATGGACACAGAGTGTACGTATGATTACCTGTTTGTGTATGATGGTGACTCCTACCAGAGCCCTTTGCTGGCCAGCGTGAGTGGCAACACTTTGCCTCAACCCATTGAAGCCAAATCTGGCAAG ATGCTTCTTCATCTCTTTAGTGACGCTAACTACAACCTCCTGGGCTTTAACGCAACCTACACCTTCTCTTTGTGCCCTGGAGCCTGCGGTGGGCACGGTCGCTGTGATTCCTCTACATCAAAGTGCCACTGTCATCAGGGTTGGGGAGGAGCATCTTGTACAACTCCTTTGTGTTCCCAGTCTTGTTCTGTCAATGGCCAGTGTGACAAG AAAGGAGAACGTTGTCAATGCAACCCAGGATTCCTTGGGCAAAGCTGCCAACTTGGTCTCCGTGACGATACTGGGGCAGGGCAGTGGTGGCATGTGAGTGAGGGAAACCCTTACACACCTCAGAGGACAGGCTCTGCTGGCGTGTACCTGTCTTCAACTGGAGCCATGTACTTGTTTGGCG GATTTGATCTGAACAGAGCACTTGGGGACTTGATCAAATACAACTTCACATCCAATCAATGGGAAAGCAGGTCTTATGGTCACTCTCCT GTGGCTCGTCACTCTCACACAGCAGTAGAGTATATAGGAAACATGGTTATCTTTGGAGGAGAACTTGCCAATGGCTCTCTCACCAGTGATGTTTGGATGTATCGGCCACTCGATGATGACTGGCAGCAGCTTGGCTTCTCCAGTTCACGTGGTGCCCCTAAACTGGCTAATCATGCTGCAGCTGTAGTAGATagctttatgtatgtatttggaG GTCGCACTGAGGAGGATATGTTTTCTTCATCTCTGCATCGGTTTGGCTTGCATGGCTCTGGAAGGTGGGAGACAGTTCAGCCCACTGGTGGAAAACCCCCTGCCACCGCTGGCCATTCCATGGTGTTCCACAGCCCATCCAGGACTTTGTTGGTCTATGGAGGCCACAGGCCCACCACTGCCAG GTTTAGTGTGCGAGTGAACCACACGGACATGTTCCACGTGGACAGGCGGTTTTGGACATCCTTGCGTTCCCGTTTCCAGGCAACCGGCCCCAGAGAGAGAGCTTTCCACACTGCTACTGTCATTGGAAATTACATGGTGGTCTATG GAGGAAATGTACATATTCACTACCAAGAGGAAAAGTGCTATGATGAAGAAATCTTCTTTTATCATTTGGGCTGTCACCAGTGGGTGTCTTCTGGAGAGAGATGGTCATCCA ATGGTGATGCTGTGAGAGGGCGGTACTCGCAtgttgctgctgtgatggagggACGTGTACTGCTGGTTGCCGGTGGTTACAGCGGTGTTGCCCGTGGAGACCTTGTGGCTTACAAAGTGCCTCTGTTTGTTAGTAGTGATCAAGGTGATAGG GATGCAGTTTGTGCTGAAGCACTAGATGAAAGTATGTGTCTTAAAAACCCAGAGTGCAGCTGGTGTGAAGGCCGCTGCAGAGAGTACCAGCCAACCAATCCG TGTGGCAGCACCGGTTGCCTGGGCCTGGCTCGCTTCCTGTCCGACTGCCAGTCTTGTCTTGTGTTCAGTGGCACTCCAGCATCTTTAGCCCGAGCCCCTGGTGAATTTGGCTGGTGTGTTCAGAATGAGTCCTGCCTTCCAGTTTCAG AGCGAAGTGCGTGCCGTGTGGACCAGATCTCAGGGGCGTACGGCTGGTGGGGGGAGCGTACCCTTTTCCTAACCTCCCTCCACTTCTGTCGCACCGAGAACTATGTCCCGGGACTGCACCTGCTCACCTTCCAGCATCCCCGCAACGACTCCCAACCTGACAAG GTGTCTATCCTCCGCAGTACCAACATCATTCTTAACCCTACCACAGAAATGGATGTAGCACTACAGTTCAGAGGTTTTATCCACCCATTGTGGGGTGGGCCTCCACCTGCACCCCCTCCTACAGAGACTGTCTCCATGTGGGCTCGCATCCAAAGGCTGCACTTTGAGGCTCGAATGGCATCAGGGCCCAACTCAAGCCAACTG GAGGTGGTGGGTCGCTGGGCAGCTCAGCAAGAAAAGGAGTTGAAGGTGCTGGTTCGGCCAGATGGGAGTAAACTGTTCTCGAACCTGACCCGGGGCAACCATTACCTTTTTCAAGCTGAAGGGTACCTTAACAACTCAGGTTCAGGACAGACCAGTGAAATGGCCCTGATATGGAACAGAACATTACCAGGAGGGAGT GAGATCTCTTTCCTGTTCTTAGAACCATACCGCTCTGGTTCCTGCTCAGGGTACACATCGTGTCTGGCTTGTCTGTCTGACCAGTCTTGTGGCTGGTGTCCGTCTCTGTCCCGCTGCCTTCTGCGAGACAGCACAAACCTTGAACACTGTCCTGAGGCAGAAAAGGTTGAAGGCAAAGGAGAAGGTTATCGCCATCTGCTGTTGGCACCACAGCACTGCACCCTGTGTGAAGAATACAGAGATTGCTCAGCTTGTACTCAG GACCCTTATTGTGAGTGGCAGATAAACTCCAGCAAGAAGGGTGACTATCAGTGCAGTCGGCGGGGAAGACTAGAAGGATCCATACGTGACCCAAGGGGGTGTCCTAAAGTCTGCAACCA gaGGAAGACGTGTGGTGAGTGCCTCTCTAACTCCAGCCAGTGTGCATGGTGTGAGTCAGCCCAGGCCTGCTTCTATTTTGCTGCCTACCTCACAAAATACCCCTATGGAGAGTGCAGGGACTGGTATGACAG TGTTCATTCAGTACCCCAGTGTAAGCAGTGTTCATCTTTAAACACATGCACGGACTGCCTGAGAACATTCCAGTGTGGATGGTGTGGGGACTATAACAATCCCACAATTGGAAA ATGTTTGAGAGGAGACTGGGCAGGAATGGACGATCTATCAGTGTATAACTGCAGTGTGGCTGTGGCTGAAGCAAGGgctgcaaa CCCTGAGCCTCAGACCTCAGCCCCACCGAGACCCCTGGAAATGGAGATGGAGTTGGAGCACTTAGACAACGAGGATGACGACGCTGTCTGGTCCTACCCCACTTGCCCTGATGTCGAAGAATGCAGGCTAGGTCTCCACAACTGTCACCCTTTTGCAACCTGCATCAACACTCCAACCTCTTACGAGTGCCACTGTGAGAGAGGATACACCGGGGATGGCACGCTGCACTGCAACCAAAC ATGTTACAATGAGTGTCGTGAGGGTCGATGTAGTGGCAGTCCACGGTTTGAGTGTGAATGTTCCCTGGGTTGGACATCGGATCCTGCTACTCTGGTTCTAAGTGGTGTTGAATGTGACGTAGACTGCGGCTGCAACTTCCACTCCACCTGTATTACCGCTCCAGGGATCTGTGACGAATGTCAGG ATTGGACCACAGGGCCTCACTGTGAGCACTGCCGTCCAGGTAGCTTTGGTTCCGCCCTGGCTGGTGACAGCGGCTGTGTGCCTTGTGAGTGTAACGGACATGGCGACCCTCTTCAAGGATATTGTGACAACCAGACAGGCCAGTGCCACTGCACTCACAACACTCAAGGATCACACTGTGAGTCCTGCCTACCTGGTTACTATGGAGACCCCAG AAACAACGGTACATGCTACCGCCAGTGCCAGGGCCGCTCTGTCCtgctctcctcctccacctcctcctctgccaTGCCCTTATCGTCATCTTTGGGATGGCGGAGTGGCACAGAAGGGAAAGGGGGGCTTTCACATTGCCTGTGGGTTCTGTCTGTCACGGAGAACCTGGCACCTTGTCTGCCCAGACAGCTCTGTCCCCCTGTAGCCCTCACTCTACACCCAGACTCTCACACATACTGCAAA AGCTCGTATGTCTATGTGTTTGATGGCCTTCCTCGTTTTCTGGGCAGTGGTGTGGTACATTCTGATCACAACCTGATTGGAGCATTTTGTGGCACCACAAGGACTCAGCCTATTACAGTGGAGGCCACTTCGG GTGTGATCTCGGTGTATTTTGAAGCCAACGTGTCATCAAACAAGCCCCAAGGCTTCAATGCATCTTTCTGGATTCGACGCTGTCTCCAGAACTCGGATGAGAGTGaagagggatcatctgcatgtACAGGTGGAGCCCAGTGCCAGGGTGGGCTTTGCCAGTGTCCTCCGGGATATGGGGGACCACAGTGTGACCGGCCCGTGTGTCCTCAGGATTGTGGAGTTGCAGAAAGAAGAGGAATTTGTAATGTA TCTCTGGGAGTGTGTATATGCTCAGAAAGTTGGACTGGAACAAACTGCTCACTTCCTCGGGATCCCAACAGCTTAATCTGGGAAACACTGCTGGATACACAACTTACAATG AACCAGGCTCACAGGTTCCTTCAAAGGATGGGACATTCATTGGTGTCTGGACCACAAGGTAACCTCTGGATGTATGGAGGACTCTCTCTGACAGAGGGCATTCTTGGGAATGTGTACAG ATATTCTGTATTGGAGCATCGTTGGACCCAAATGTTAACAAGTTCTGAGGATGAAGGCTTGACCCCTAGCGCTCGTTATCACCATGCCTCTGCACTGCTGACAAGTTATGAGTTTGGCACTGGAAACCTCGGAGCAAATCACAACTTTAtgttggtggttggtggtgtcACTCAAGATGGTGTAGCCATGGACACCTGGAGTCTCAACCTTAGTAGCTTGGTCTGGAGAGAACATAAG AGCTCAGTGCTGCCTCCAGTGGCAGGTCACACCTTAACAGTACGACGGGGCTCCTCTGTACTACTGATCGGAGGTTACTCTCCAGAAAACGGTTTCAACCACCATCTTCTAGAGTTCAGCCCTCATACTGGAAACTGGACCATTGCCCCCCACACTGGCACACCACCTACAG GTTTATATGGCCACTCGGCAGTCTACCATGAGCAGACTGATGCCATCTATGTCTTTGGAGGCTACCGCTTTCATGTGGAAACTGTGGAGCCATCAGGCGAGCTTTACAGCTTGTATTACCCCAACCTTACCTGGTCTCTGCTGGTTCCCTCACAGGGTAGTAAG CCCCTGTCCCGTTTCTTCCATGCTGCTGCTTTGATCAAAGACACCATGGTCATTGTGGGTGGaagaacagaagcagaagacTATAGCAACTCTGTGTCTTTGTACCAGATCAACTGTAACACCTGGATTCAACCAA tctCTGTCATAGGAGATCCAGTAAATCGCTCAGTGTCTCTGGCCATGACGAGCTGGGACGATCGCCTTTTCCTGTCAGGTGGCTTCAATGGGGTCACATTGGGCAGACTACTAACTCTGTCTGTACCGTCAGACCCCTGCTCCCTTCTGCCCACACCAGAGGCCTGTAACACCACAACAGGCAGCTGCATCTGGTGCAGGGGAGCATGTGCTTCTTCTGATACTGCTGAGAG AATGGGCTGCTTCTCTGGACAGTCCCCCTGTTCTCCAACACCTCGTCAACCTGACCAGTGCCGCAGACTCAAGACCTGCAGCGAATGTCTTGCCCGACATCCAAAAACCTTTTCCAGTCTATCTCAG CCTGCTTTACAGTGTAAGTGGTGCACAAACTGTCCAGAAGGGGCTTGTATCAGCAGCTCTGTCAGCTGCACATCTGAACATGATTGTCGGATCAACCAAAGAGAAATTTTCCTGTCCAGCAACTGCACTGAGACAAGCTGTGAGGCTTCTGATTGCCCCAAGTGTACTGCTTCTGGAAAATGCATGTGGACTCGCCAGTTCAAACGCACAG GCGAGACAAGACGCATCCTGAGTGTGAACCCCACTTACGACTGGACGTGTTTCAGCTATGCTCTGCTCAACGTCTCACCTATGCAGGTGGAGTCTTCTCCCCCTCTGCCATGCCCTCTACCCTGCCACACTCTCCACAACTGCAGTGTCTGTCTGGGCTCCAGAGGCTCTGATGGGGGATGGCAGCACTGTGTCTGGAGTATGGCTTTGCAGCAA TGTATGAGCCCATCGTTTGTACCCCTTCGTTGTGAAGCAGGCCAGTGTGGTCGATTACTCTCTGGGGGTGACTCTTGCTCTCCCCAGTGCTCCCAGCTTACCCAGTGCTCCCAGTGCATTGCCAGGCCTCAGTGTGGTTGGTGTGCTGCTCGAGAGGGTAATGGGGCTGGGCGCTGCTTGCAAGGAGGACTAGATG GTGTGAGTGAGAGTGTTTGTCCCCTAAGAAACAGCAGCTGGTCTTTCCTCCACTGTCCAGAGGAAGATGAATGTGCCAACGGCCATCACCACTGCAACAGCACTCAAGACTGCCATGACCGACCTGAGGGATACCATTGCACCTGCAAACACGGTTACATACTCAGCAG tgaTTCTGGTCAGTGTGAGCCAGTGTGTGCCCAGGGCTGTGTGAACGGGACATGTGTATCCCCAGGAGTTTGCCAGTGTCACTTTGGCTTTGTAGGAAATAACTGCTCCTCTCAGTGCAGCTGCAACAAACACAGCAACTGTGCTGGTGTCAACAAACCAGATGTTTGTCTTGAATGCCACAATAACACCATA GGTAAGCATTGTGAGAAGTGTAGGCCTCTGTTTGTGGGCTCTGCAAAGGGAGGTGGAACTTGTCGTCCATGTCGAGAATTTTGTAAGGGAAACAGTGCTGTGTGCCTGTCAAGGGATGAGCATAAGAAGGCACTTGAAAACCCTCGGCTTTTCCCTCTGGACCCCAGTGGT ATTCAGAACTGGGTGTCTGAGGGTCCCACAGAGGACaatgctgtgtgtgtgaattgccAAAATAACAGCGTTGGGGACAAGTGTGAGAGCTGCCTTAGTGGCTATTTCTTACTGCAGGGAAAGTGTGAGAA ATGTCAGTGTAATGGCCATGCAGACACATGTAACGAACACGATGGTACAGGTTGCCCCTGTCAAAACAACACAGAgacctcctcctgcctcagcagcCCCCAGAACGACAGGAAAGACTGCTACAGACAACAA TGTGCCAAGTGCAAAGACTCCTTTAATGGCACCCCAGTGAATGGACGTCAGTGTTATCGTCAGTTTAATGTGGACACAGAGTGCTGCTTTGATCCCACTTCCCAAACAAACTGCTTCCATGATCCCACCATTCGTAACCTGCCCAGAGGTCGCACTGTGTTTTTTGCTGCTCAGCCAAAGTTCACAAATGTGGACATTCGAGTCACTATTGACGTAACCTTCGGTGAAGTCGAGGTGTACGTGTCCAACTCATCTGATACCTTTATAGTGGATGTGGACCGATACACAGGGATTCACACCATTAAGATCGAGGATGAATCTATGACTCGTGGGACAACTACAGGTCTAGATAAAGATTCTCCTCCATCCCCTATAAAAGTGTTTGCAAATACTTCGTCCAGCCTGGGAGGTCCTGTGCTCTCTAACAGCCCGTTGCAGCTGCAAGCCAAAGCCccagtgacagaaaaagaaattagagAGGAGCGTGCTGAAGGACTCATAACCTACATAACTGTGCGGAAACCACAAACGGTGTTAATTGTCCGAAGAGTTCGAGACCGCGTGGTCATCACTTTCCCTCATGAAGTGCACTCTCTGAAATCCAGCCGTTTCTACATCGCTCTCAGAGGCGTGGGAACTGATGAAAAACAGGGAGAGTCCCAAGGCCTGCTGTTTCTGCGACAGGACCAAGCCCATATAgatctctttgtctttttctctgttttcttctcctgctttttccttttcctgtctGTCTGCGTCCTTCTGTGGAAAGTTAAACAGTTCTTGGACTTCCGTCGGGAGCAGCGCCGCCACATCCAGGAGATGACCAAAATGGCATCCAGACCCTTTGCTAAACTCACCATATACCTTGAACCAGAGGAGCCTCAACTAATCTATCTACCTTCTACtggaggaggggtggggggcAGCACTGTATCACTTGCTCATGCCCGCACAGGCAAGTTAGGTGGAGTGGTGGTGGGCCAGAGGGGCAGAGCAGGACCTGTCTCCTATAAACATGACACAGGGTCTGGAACCACAgcccaccaccatcatcacctcACCCTGGGAGGAGGCAACAGCGGACAGCACCTACCGCTACACTACTTGAACGCCCATCACTATGCCAGTACTACAGCTGGCTCCCAAGCCTCACATCATCACCATCCATCCACATATAGTGGCTACCAGCACTTTTGTCGCTCTGACCCTTTCCTCTCTCAGCTCATGGGTTTTTCCTATTCCTCCTTCAAGGTGGGACCCATCACCTTAGAGCCCACAGATGATGGCATGGCTGGGGTGGCCACTGTGTTGTTTCAGCTGCCTGGGGGGGTTTTGGCTCCAAATCGTGCCTGTCTGGGCTCTGCCCTGGTTACATTGCGCCAGAACCTGCAGGAATACTGTGGCCATGGCAGCGGAGGGGGCCATCCAGGGGCAGGTGCAGGGCGCAAGGGGCTGCTAGGGCATCAACACCTGACCACCATGGCTATGTAG